One genomic region from Arthrobacter sp. FB24 encodes:
- a CDS encoding MbtH family protein, translating into MTNPFDDKSAMFSVLVNEYQQHSLWPTFATVPQGWVTMFGPDSREACLDYVSRSWTDMAPRKVAELAASH; encoded by the coding sequence GTGACGAACCCATTCGATGATAAATCCGCCATGTTCTCAGTGCTCGTCAACGAGTACCAGCAGCACTCCCTCTGGCCGACGTTCGCGACCGTACCGCAGGGGTGGGTCACCATGTTCGGGCCTGACAGCCGCGAAGCATGCCTGGACTACGTTTCCCGGAGCTGGACCGACATGGCTCCGCGAAAAGTCGCCGAGCTCGCCGCGTCGCATTGA
- a CDS encoding daunorubicin resistance protein DrrA family ABC transporter ATP-binding protein produces the protein MIRVENVSKSFGSFKALDGLTLTAGEGTVLGLLGPNGSGKTTTVKVLTTLLAPDAGDARVAGHSVLTHPDLVRRNLGLSGQYAAVDEKLTAYENLHMVGRLYGMNRRNASARAHELLASFRLTDVAGKRSGTFSGGMRRRLDLAGAIVARPKVVVLDEPTTGLDPRGRLDTWDVVSSLVADGTTVLLTTQYLEEADRLADHIAVINHGRVIAEGTATELKQGAGAERIDVVMRHAADLPAAVAVMARAAGPEAGPDLDPQNRSVSVAAPSGHRLLVQVLSELDAASLVVEEASLRRPSLDDVFLQLTGQHSTPNASPGKLEVSA, from the coding sequence TTGATCCGCGTCGAGAACGTCAGCAAGAGCTTCGGTAGCTTCAAGGCACTGGACGGCCTCACCCTGACGGCAGGCGAAGGGACTGTCCTGGGGCTGCTCGGACCCAACGGCTCCGGCAAGACAACCACGGTCAAAGTCCTCACCACCCTGCTGGCGCCGGACGCCGGGGACGCGCGTGTGGCAGGCCATTCGGTGCTGACCCATCCTGACCTGGTTCGCCGGAACCTGGGCCTGTCCGGCCAGTACGCGGCCGTTGATGAAAAGCTCACAGCTTACGAAAACCTGCACATGGTGGGGCGCCTCTACGGCATGAACCGCCGTAATGCCTCGGCCAGGGCCCACGAGCTGCTCGCCAGTTTCAGGCTCACCGACGTGGCCGGAAAGCGCTCCGGAACGTTCTCCGGCGGCATGCGGCGGCGCCTGGACCTCGCCGGTGCAATCGTGGCCAGGCCCAAGGTGGTGGTGCTTGATGAGCCCACCACCGGGCTGGACCCGCGCGGCAGGCTCGATACCTGGGACGTCGTGTCCAGCCTCGTGGCGGACGGCACCACCGTCCTGCTGACCACCCAGTACCTGGAGGAAGCGGACCGGCTTGCCGACCATATTGCCGTCATCAACCACGGCCGCGTCATCGCGGAGGGAACGGCGACGGAACTGAAGCAGGGCGCCGGCGCGGAACGCATCGACGTCGTCATGCGCCATGCCGCGGACCTGCCCGCGGCCGTCGCGGTAATGGCCCGCGCCGCCGGTCCGGAAGCCGGTCCGGACCTTGATCCGCAGAACCGCTCCGTTTCCGTGGCTGCTCCCAGCGGCCACCGCTTGCTGGTCCAGGTCCTTTCCGAACTCGATGCAGCATCGCTCGTGGTCGAGGAAGCGTCGTTGCGCCGCCCCAGCTTGGACGACGTGTTCCTGCAGCTGACCGGCCAGCACTCAACCCCGAACGCTTCACCCGGGAAGTTGGAGGTTTCCGCATGA
- a CDS encoding ABC transporter permease produces the protein MSAITAAARDSSVIARRNLINVLRTPGALVTGIVQPVMFVLLLGFVFGGALGGDQYRSFLIGGILAQTLTFNASFTAVYLAKDLQLGLIDRFRSLPMSRVAVILGRTTSDLSTSVLSVVVTLLCGLAIGWRITTGPGPALAALAILLLFAFAVSWIGAVIALTARSVEVAQSLGLVWLFPVTFVSGAFVSVTSLPGPLRLIAEWNPVTAVATAARELFGNTAPAGFGVATGWPAENAVLYSVLCSLAIIGVFAPLAIGQYRRISKR, from the coding sequence ATGAGCGCAATCACCGCCGCGGCACGGGACAGTTCCGTCATTGCCCGCCGCAATCTCATCAACGTCTTGCGTACCCCCGGCGCGCTGGTCACAGGCATCGTGCAGCCCGTCATGTTCGTCCTCCTGCTGGGCTTTGTGTTCGGCGGCGCCCTGGGCGGGGACCAGTACCGCAGCTTCCTGATCGGCGGCATCCTGGCGCAGACGCTCACCTTCAATGCATCCTTCACGGCCGTCTACCTCGCCAAGGACCTGCAACTGGGACTGATCGACCGGTTCCGGTCCCTTCCAATGTCCCGGGTGGCGGTGATCCTGGGGCGCACCACCTCGGACCTATCCACCAGTGTCCTGTCGGTGGTGGTCACCCTGCTCTGCGGACTGGCGATCGGCTGGCGGATCACCACCGGCCCGGGGCCCGCCCTGGCGGCACTGGCCATCCTGCTGCTTTTCGCTTTCGCTGTGTCCTGGATCGGGGCAGTCATTGCCCTCACCGCGAGGAGCGTGGAGGTAGCCCAAAGCCTGGGCCTGGTGTGGCTCTTCCCCGTCACATTCGTCTCCGGCGCCTTCGTGTCCGTCACGTCTCTGCCCGGCCCGCTGCGGTTGATCGCAGAGTGGAATCCCGTGACGGCCGTAGCCACGGCCGCCCGTGAACTCTTCGGCAACACGGCACCGGCCGGATTCGGCGTGGCCACCGGGTGGCCGGCGGAGAACGCCGTGCTCTACTCGGTCCTCTGCAGCCTGGCCATCATCGGGGTCTTTGCGCCGCTGGCCATCGGGCAGTACCGCCGCATCAGCAAGCGGTGA
- a CDS encoding 4'-phosphopantetheinyl transferase family protein, with product MTDPDTVNAHDGGTADSVAFLAVASAEAASACGPIGGLQAFLSPGEIAASRRFRRTEDQTDYQASHALFRLLAAWSLGLSPREAAALPVARRCGGCGGTDHGKPSVPGVCLSLSRSHGAVMVAAGPEGSILGADIERLPEQVFDGFDDFTAAPSERALLRSASVTDRMLLWVAKEAVLKAAGVGLAVEPSSVALAFNGGTHGSRRTGLRTAVCPGRPEIHGLEVRPVTAPPGYVAAVSSGARLPAHRLSLPEMFATSLQTSNV from the coding sequence GTGACTGATCCGGACACGGTGAACGCGCACGACGGCGGGACTGCCGACAGCGTCGCCTTCCTCGCCGTTGCATCGGCTGAGGCCGCCTCCGCCTGTGGCCCCATCGGGGGTCTCCAGGCGTTCCTTAGTCCAGGCGAAATAGCCGCGTCCCGGCGTTTCCGGCGGACGGAAGACCAGACGGATTACCAAGCGTCTCATGCGCTATTCCGCCTGCTGGCGGCCTGGTCGCTGGGTTTGAGCCCCCGGGAAGCCGCCGCTCTCCCTGTAGCCCGGCGCTGCGGCGGCTGCGGCGGGACGGACCACGGCAAGCCGTCAGTCCCGGGCGTTTGCCTCAGCCTCTCACGCAGCCATGGCGCCGTGATGGTGGCTGCCGGTCCTGAGGGGAGCATTCTGGGAGCCGACATCGAACGCTTGCCGGAACAGGTCTTCGACGGTTTCGATGACTTCACTGCTGCGCCGTCCGAACGGGCCCTGCTGCGCTCGGCGAGCGTGACGGACCGGATGCTGCTATGGGTGGCGAAGGAAGCCGTCCTCAAGGCCGCGGGTGTCGGCCTGGCCGTGGAGCCGTCATCCGTGGCGCTTGCATTCAACGGCGGGACCCACGGCTCCCGCCGAACCGGTTTGCGGACAGCAGTCTGCCCCGGGCGGCCTGAGATCCACGGCTTGGAGGTCCGGCCCGTGACCGCTCCGCCGGGCTATGTTGCTGCCGTGTCGTCGGGGGCACGCTTGCCGGCGCACCGTTTGAGTCTTCCGGAGATGTTTGCCACATCTTTACAAACATCAAACGTCTAA
- a CDS encoding MFS transporter: protein MATTTTAPPGTDTSPAATAGAARPRAVVVLGIIAVVLIGLNLRAGITGASALLHDLQEVLGYGAFIAAVIPSVPTLCFAVAGAATSWLTRRMGVEKAILLALGMLAAGLLLRGIPSTGMLLAGTVVGMSGLAVCNVAMPSFIREHYAHRTSLMTALYTVTMTTGATVTAVLVVPVAQLLGSAPAGLGAIGLLSVAAFLGFLPVALHAHRNATPGRGTNISPWPLLRTRKGALLTAIFTLQALLAYAVLSWFPYMLTTTGLTATDSGLMFGLMQLVSVPAGMVLIAIGSRPRMLRPAFYLASVTMLFGVAALMLLPAALAAVPAVLLGFGLGIFPLVMVMISRSGRTTAETTAMSTLAQSVGYLLATAGPFGMGLLHSATGGWTVPLVLLLAIALAQIVVGHLLTARTRP, encoded by the coding sequence ATGGCAACCACGACGACGGCACCTCCCGGAACTGACACCTCACCCGCCGCGACAGCCGGGGCAGCCCGGCCGCGCGCCGTCGTCGTCCTCGGAATCATTGCCGTGGTGCTGATCGGACTGAACCTTCGCGCCGGCATCACCGGGGCCTCCGCGCTCCTCCACGACCTCCAGGAAGTCCTGGGCTACGGGGCGTTCATTGCCGCCGTCATCCCCTCCGTTCCAACCCTGTGTTTCGCGGTCGCCGGCGCAGCCACGTCCTGGCTGACGCGCCGGATGGGCGTGGAGAAAGCGATCCTGCTCGCGCTGGGAATGCTGGCCGCCGGGCTCCTGCTGCGCGGCATCCCGTCCACGGGCATGCTGCTGGCCGGCACGGTGGTAGGGATGTCCGGGCTCGCCGTCTGCAACGTGGCCATGCCGTCGTTCATCCGTGAGCACTATGCGCACCGCACCTCCCTCATGACGGCGCTGTACACGGTCACCATGACCACGGGCGCCACGGTCACCGCCGTGCTGGTGGTTCCGGTGGCGCAACTCCTGGGCTCCGCCCCCGCGGGCCTGGGCGCCATCGGCCTGCTGTCCGTGGCCGCCTTCCTGGGTTTCCTGCCGGTAGCACTCCACGCACACCGGAACGCCACACCTGGCCGGGGCACCAATATTTCACCGTGGCCGCTCCTGCGGACCCGGAAGGGCGCACTGCTCACCGCAATTTTCACGCTCCAGGCGCTCCTCGCCTACGCCGTGCTCAGCTGGTTCCCGTACATGCTCACCACCACCGGGCTGACGGCGACGGACAGCGGGCTGATGTTCGGACTGATGCAGCTGGTCTCCGTTCCGGCCGGCATGGTGCTGATCGCCATCGGGTCCCGGCCGCGGATGCTGCGCCCGGCTTTCTACCTCGCCAGCGTCACCATGCTCTTTGGCGTCGCCGCCCTGATGCTGCTGCCTGCCGCGCTGGCCGCCGTCCCGGCAGTGCTACTGGGGTTCGGCCTCGGCATCTTCCCGCTGGTCATGGTGATGATCAGCCGCAGCGGGCGCACGACGGCGGAAACCACTGCCATGTCCACGCTGGCACAGTCGGTGGGCTACCTGCTCGCCACGGCAGGCCCGTTCGGCATGGGCCTGCTGCACAGCGCCACCGGCGGCTGGACGGTACCCTTGGTGTTGCTGCTCGCCATCGCCCTGGCCCAGATCGTGGTGGGGCACCTACTGACGGCAAGGACCCGGCCATGA
- a CDS encoding FadR/GntR family transcriptional regulator produces MTLTASHRPVLADEITDKLREMIHSGEWQLQQKIPAEPELMARLGVSRGTLREAIKALAHSGMLEVRRGDGTYVRATSEISGAAQRMYKDHTQEHILEVRIGLDTQAARLAARNAKPEHIAAMKALLTERRDAWNSEDYAAWARADWNFHVLVAQASGNPLLHELYVSFGGVFHADLLRQQRRSGFNGLPDEGHGELVDAIEAHDEAAAVDSVNRNLNSCAEWLGV; encoded by the coding sequence ATGACCCTCACAGCTTCGCACCGGCCCGTACTAGCCGACGAAATCACGGACAAGCTTCGCGAAATGATCCACTCGGGTGAATGGCAGCTGCAGCAGAAGATCCCCGCCGAGCCGGAGCTGATGGCCCGGCTGGGCGTCTCCCGCGGCACCCTGCGGGAGGCCATCAAGGCACTGGCCCACAGCGGAATGCTGGAAGTCCGCCGCGGCGACGGCACCTACGTCCGGGCAACCAGCGAGATCTCCGGCGCGGCACAGCGAATGTACAAGGACCACACCCAGGAACACATCCTCGAGGTCCGCATCGGCCTGGACACACAGGCGGCGCGGCTGGCAGCCCGCAACGCCAAACCGGAACACATTGCCGCCATGAAAGCCCTGCTTACCGAGCGCCGCGACGCCTGGAACTCCGAGGACTACGCCGCCTGGGCCCGTGCCGACTGGAATTTCCACGTGCTGGTGGCTCAGGCATCCGGGAATCCGCTGCTGCACGAGCTGTACGTCAGTTTCGGCGGCGTGTTCCATGCGGACCTGCTTCGCCAACAGCGCCGCAGCGGCTTCAACGGGCTCCCGGACGAAGGACACGGCGAGCTGGTGGACGCCATCGAGGCGCACGATGAAGCCGCTGCCGTGGACAGCGTCAACCGGAACCTGAACTCCTGCGCGGAGTGGCTCGGGGTGTAG
- a CDS encoding AI-2E family transporter — protein sequence MARSVDIPADGKRPDPWADGLGRVGVRSAQILLILTVVVVSVFALLQIRLLVIPVLIALILAAAIAPFVNLLKRRGLPGAAATAVAFVALLAVLSGVTTVIVASIRSQWGELVSQASSGLDELQSFLLNGPIPVDGEQIEQARAAIVDFAASSQVRSGAITGLSVITEFLAGASLMVVILFFFLKDGTGIWNFFLRPYTGAREAKLRRSGARTIQVLGDYVRGTAIVALVDTLAIGTALLILNVPLAIPLAIIVFIGAFVPIVGATVAGILAALVALVANGPVVALVVVIVVIAVNQLEGNLLQPVVMGKSLQLHALVILLALTAGTILAGIIGAVLSVPLAAVVWAIIQVWTTDEKDQAPAGSATTERGSDEGEPADPDLAVADGSRS from the coding sequence TTGGCCAGATCAGTCGACATCCCTGCGGACGGCAAACGCCCGGACCCCTGGGCAGACGGCCTGGGCAGGGTGGGCGTTCGCTCGGCCCAGATCCTGCTGATCCTCACCGTTGTGGTGGTCTCCGTCTTTGCACTGCTGCAGATCCGGCTGCTGGTCATTCCCGTGCTGATCGCCCTGATCCTTGCAGCCGCCATCGCACCGTTCGTCAACCTCCTGAAGCGCCGGGGCCTGCCCGGCGCAGCGGCAACGGCGGTGGCTTTCGTGGCCCTCCTCGCCGTGCTGAGCGGCGTCACCACGGTTATTGTTGCCTCCATCCGCAGCCAGTGGGGCGAACTGGTGAGCCAGGCATCGTCTGGCCTGGACGAGCTGCAGTCCTTCCTGCTCAACGGCCCCATTCCCGTGGACGGCGAGCAGATCGAGCAGGCCCGCGCAGCCATCGTGGACTTCGCCGCCAGCAGCCAGGTCCGCTCCGGAGCCATCACCGGACTTTCCGTCATCACCGAGTTCCTTGCCGGGGCCAGCCTGATGGTGGTGATCCTGTTCTTCTTCCTCAAGGACGGGACCGGCATCTGGAATTTCTTCCTGCGGCCCTACACCGGCGCCCGCGAGGCCAAGCTGCGCCGCTCGGGCGCACGCACCATTCAGGTCCTGGGCGATTACGTGCGCGGGACGGCCATCGTTGCCCTGGTGGACACCCTGGCAATCGGCACTGCGCTGCTGATCCTGAATGTTCCGCTGGCCATCCCGCTGGCCATCATCGTCTTCATCGGCGCCTTCGTCCCGATCGTCGGCGCCACGGTAGCGGGCATCCTCGCCGCGCTGGTGGCGCTGGTGGCCAACGGACCCGTCGTTGCGCTGGTTGTGGTGATCGTGGTCATCGCCGTCAACCAGCTTGAGGGCAATCTGCTTCAACCCGTGGTGATGGGCAAGTCCCTGCAACTGCATGCTTTGGTAATCCTGTTGGCCTTGACTGCGGGAACCATCCTCGCCGGCATCATCGGCGCCGTGCTCTCCGTGCCCCTGGCCGCCGTGGTCTGGGCGATCATCCAGGTCTGGACAACTGACGAAAAGGACCAAGCCCCCGCGGGCTCCGCAACCACTGAACGCGGCAGTGACGAAGGGGAGCCCGCGGACCCGGACCTTGCTGTCGCGGACGGCAGCAGGTCCTGA
- a CDS encoding DUF1206 domain-containing protein gives MADEDTAIGEAADAAEAVSNTKALDVVARSGFAVMAVLHIVIGAIAIALALGKPGQAEPTGAIEQLAANPWGPAVMWAGLIGCAGLALWQLSEATLRARHLPAGQRLGKLVSSGFLAVAYGSVGLTFAGFAVGMRGDSGDSTRDFSTAVVRGPLGVPALIALGLTVIGVGIYFIVKGVRKQFKEELRHFEGTRRGRVISGLGVTGHVAKGVALILAGLLFVVAAATNRPGESTGLDGSLKALRDHPAGPYLLAAIAAGLISYGLFALVRARFGRM, from the coding sequence ATGGCGGACGAAGACACGGCCATCGGCGAAGCCGCCGACGCGGCCGAGGCGGTGTCGAACACCAAGGCCCTGGACGTCGTCGCGCGTTCCGGTTTTGCCGTCATGGCCGTGCTTCACATCGTGATCGGAGCCATCGCCATCGCCTTGGCATTGGGCAAGCCCGGGCAGGCCGAACCGACGGGAGCCATCGAGCAGCTTGCCGCGAATCCGTGGGGTCCCGCAGTGATGTGGGCCGGGCTGATCGGCTGCGCGGGCCTGGCGTTGTGGCAGCTCAGCGAAGCCACCCTCCGGGCCCGCCACCTCCCGGCCGGCCAACGGCTCGGAAAGCTGGTCTCATCCGGTTTCCTGGCTGTAGCGTACGGCAGCGTGGGGCTCACCTTTGCGGGTTTCGCGGTTGGAATGCGCGGCGACTCGGGCGATTCCACGAGGGACTTCAGCACGGCTGTGGTGCGCGGCCCCCTGGGGGTTCCGGCGCTCATCGCGCTGGGGCTGACCGTGATCGGCGTCGGAATCTATTTCATCGTCAAGGGCGTCCGGAAGCAGTTCAAGGAAGAGTTACGTCATTTCGAAGGAACCAGGCGCGGGCGCGTGATCAGCGGGCTGGGCGTCACCGGCCATGTGGCGAAGGGCGTCGCCCTCATCCTGGCGGGACTGCTGTTCGTGGTGGCAGCCGCCACCAACCGGCCCGGCGAATCAACCGGGCTGGATGGCAGCCTCAAGGCACTGCGGGACCACCCCGCGGGGCCTTACCTCCTGGCGGCCATTGCGGCCGGCCTTATTAGCTACGGACTGTTCGCCTTGGTCCGCGCCAGATTTGGCCGCATGTAG
- a CDS encoding SRPBCC family protein — translation MATVSKSFLTPPADVWNVIADGWLYSGWVVGASRIRDVDALWPAADAVLHHSVGAWPLLINDKTTVTASDPGKSLELIARGWPLGEAKVVITLEPEETGCKVTIAEDATKGPGRKIPKFIRDPLITVRNTETLNRLELMAAGGAGN, via the coding sequence ATGGCTACTGTTTCCAAGAGTTTCCTGACACCTCCGGCCGACGTCTGGAACGTCATCGCCGACGGCTGGCTGTACTCGGGCTGGGTGGTGGGCGCGTCAAGGATCAGGGATGTGGACGCGTTGTGGCCTGCTGCCGACGCGGTGCTGCACCATTCGGTCGGGGCGTGGCCGCTGCTGATCAACGACAAAACGACAGTGACGGCGTCGGATCCGGGGAAGTCCCTCGAGCTGATCGCACGGGGCTGGCCCCTGGGCGAGGCCAAGGTGGTGATCACGCTGGAACCGGAGGAAACCGGGTGCAAGGTGACCATTGCCGAGGACGCCACCAAAGGCCCGGGCCGGAAGATTCCCAAGTTCATCCGGGACCCGCTGATCACGGTCAGGAACACGGAGACGTTGAACCGGCTGGAGCTCATGGCCGCCGGCGGGGCTGGCAACTAG
- a CDS encoding FAD-dependent oxidoreductase has product MSTSTTVGSAARPLRVAVVGSGPAGVYAADILTKSEAVKSGELTVSIDLFDRYPAPYGLIRYGVAPDHPRIKGIVNALHKVLDRGDIRFFGNVDYGTDLSIEDLRTHYDAVIFATGAIKDADLNIPGIELEGSFGGADFVSWYDGHPDVSREWPLDAKEIAVIGNGNVALDVARMLSKHADDLLVSEIPDNVYAGLKSSPVTDVHVFGRRGPAQVKFTPLELRELAHSKDVDIILYPEDFEFDEESDRQVQSNNQTKTMVGTLTNWIAEQPEDLSELTASRRLHLHFLHSPVEVYDDAETPGRVAGIKFERTELDGTGNARGTGEFVDYPVQAVYRAIGYFGSALPEVEFDHKKGVVPNDGGRVLDAAGTHVPGIYATGWIKRGPVGLIGHTKGDALETVTYLLEDRANLPLAASPEPDAVVELLENRGVKYTSWEGWLALDAHERTLGEKATETGSHGVEVARERVKVVPREDMVSISRDGVAAQV; this is encoded by the coding sequence GTGTCAACTAGCACCACCGTAGGTTCTGCCGCCCGCCCGCTCCGGGTCGCCGTCGTGGGTTCCGGCCCCGCCGGCGTGTACGCCGCAGACATCCTCACCAAGAGCGAAGCCGTCAAGAGCGGCGAGCTGACCGTGAGCATCGACCTCTTTGACCGCTACCCGGCGCCCTACGGCCTGATCCGCTACGGCGTGGCCCCCGACCACCCGCGCATCAAGGGCATCGTCAACGCGCTGCACAAGGTCCTGGACCGGGGCGACATCCGCTTCTTCGGTAACGTGGACTACGGCACGGACCTCTCCATCGAGGACCTCCGCACCCACTACGACGCCGTCATCTTCGCCACCGGCGCCATCAAGGACGCGGACCTGAACATCCCGGGCATCGAACTCGAAGGCTCCTTCGGCGGCGCCGACTTCGTGTCCTGGTACGACGGCCACCCCGACGTGTCCCGCGAATGGCCGCTGGATGCCAAGGAAATCGCCGTGATCGGCAACGGCAACGTGGCACTGGACGTGGCCCGCATGCTCTCCAAGCACGCCGACGACCTCCTGGTCTCCGAGATCCCGGACAACGTCTACGCCGGCCTGAAGTCCTCGCCCGTCACGGATGTTCACGTGTTCGGCCGCCGGGGCCCGGCCCAGGTGAAGTTCACCCCGCTGGAACTGCGCGAACTGGCCCACTCCAAGGACGTGGACATCATCCTGTACCCGGAGGACTTCGAGTTCGACGAGGAATCCGACCGCCAGGTCCAGAGCAACAACCAGACTAAGACCATGGTCGGCACGCTCACCAACTGGATCGCCGAGCAGCCGGAGGACCTTTCCGAGCTCACAGCCTCCCGCCGCCTGCACCTGCACTTCCTGCACAGCCCGGTTGAGGTGTACGACGACGCCGAGACCCCCGGCCGCGTTGCCGGCATCAAGTTCGAGCGCACCGAGCTGGACGGGACGGGCAACGCCCGCGGCACCGGCGAGTTCGTGGACTACCCGGTCCAGGCCGTGTACCGCGCGATCGGCTACTTCGGTTCCGCCCTCCCGGAGGTCGAGTTCGACCACAAGAAGGGTGTTGTACCGAACGACGGCGGCCGCGTCCTGGACGCTGCCGGCACCCACGTGCCGGGCATCTACGCCACCGGCTGGATCAAGCGCGGCCCGGTCGGCCTGATCGGCCACACCAAAGGCGACGCCCTGGAGACCGTGACCTACCTGCTGGAAGACCGTGCGAACCTTCCGCTCGCCGCATCACCGGAGCCGGACGCCGTCGTCGAACTGCTGGAAAACCGCGGCGTGAAGTACACCAGCTGGGAAGGCTGGCTGGCACTGGACGCGCACGAACGCACCCTCGGCGAAAAGGCCACCGAGACCGGATCACACGGCGTGGAGGTTGCGCGCGAACGGGTCAAGGTTGTGCCGCGCGAGGACATGGTGTCCATCTCCCGCGACGGAGTGGCCGCACAGGTCTAG
- the cobA gene encoding uroporphyrinogen-III C-methyltransferase, with protein MAIQDIYPTALRLLGRPALVVGGGPVATRRAKGLLDAGARVTVVAPAASAGLMEMADAGLLTWEQRPYRSSDVDGVWFVQTATGDSAVDARVSAEAEAQRVWCVNASDHEASAAWTPAVAVVDDVQIAVNAGGDPRRAMALRDAVATALETGDLPLRRQRAHRGSVALVGGGPGDTGLITVRGRRLLGQADVVVADRLGPRELLNELAPDVRVIEVGKTPGHHPVPQAEINRILVEEALKGHRVVRLKGGDPYVLGRGGEEAEFCRQHGVEVEVVSGVTSAISVPAAAGIPVTHRGLAKGFSVVTGHEELSEVPARADHTIVLLMGVGQLRESTAALAAAGLPQDTPVGIVENGYLPNQRVTIGTVGSIADQAEAAGVANPAVIVIGDVVRVSPFAPSHFKTADYSTTTPNRPRVLTK; from the coding sequence ATGGCAATTCAGGACATCTACCCCACGGCACTGCGCCTGCTGGGCCGCCCCGCACTGGTTGTGGGCGGCGGGCCGGTGGCCACGCGCCGCGCCAAAGGGCTGCTCGACGCCGGTGCCCGGGTAACCGTGGTTGCCCCCGCTGCCTCCGCGGGACTCATGGAAATGGCCGACGCCGGCCTCCTCACCTGGGAGCAGCGCCCCTACCGTTCGTCCGACGTCGACGGCGTCTGGTTCGTTCAGACAGCCACCGGCGATTCCGCCGTGGACGCCCGGGTTTCGGCCGAGGCCGAAGCGCAGCGCGTCTGGTGCGTCAATGCCTCCGACCACGAAGCCTCCGCCGCCTGGACTCCCGCCGTTGCCGTCGTGGATGACGTGCAGATCGCCGTGAACGCCGGGGGAGACCCGCGCCGGGCCATGGCCCTGCGTGACGCCGTGGCCACCGCGCTGGAAACCGGCGACCTCCCGCTGCGCCGCCAGCGGGCGCACCGGGGAAGCGTTGCCCTGGTGGGCGGCGGTCCCGGCGACACCGGGCTCATCACCGTCCGCGGCCGCAGGCTCCTCGGCCAGGCCGACGTCGTGGTGGCGGACCGACTGGGCCCCCGCGAACTGCTGAACGAACTCGCCCCGGACGTCCGCGTCATCGAGGTGGGCAAGACCCCCGGCCACCATCCCGTGCCGCAGGCCGAGATCAACCGGATCCTCGTGGAAGAGGCACTCAAAGGCCACCGGGTGGTCCGGCTCAAGGGTGGCGACCCCTACGTGCTGGGACGCGGCGGCGAAGAAGCCGAGTTCTGCCGCCAGCACGGCGTCGAGGTTGAAGTAGTCTCCGGCGTGACGTCAGCGATATCCGTTCCGGCAGCAGCCGGCATTCCCGTTACGCACCGAGGCCTGGCCAAGGGCTTCAGCGTGGTCACCGGCCACGAGGAACTCTCCGAGGTCCCGGCGCGGGCAGACCACACCATCGTGCTGCTCATGGGAGTGGGCCAGCTCCGCGAATCCACCGCAGCCCTGGCCGCTGCCGGTTTGCCTCAGGACACTCCAGTTGGCATCGTTGAGAACGGCTATTTGCCCAATCAGCGCGTGACCATCGGCACTGTCGGTTCCATCGCTGACCAGGCCGAGGCCGCCGGAGTCGCGAATCCCGCGGTGATCGTGATCGGTGACGTTGTCCGCGTCAGCCCGTTCGCGCCGTCGCACTTCAAGACCGCCGACTACAGCACCACCACCCCGAACCGCCCCCGCGTACTGACCAAGTAG
- a CDS encoding TetR/AcrR family transcriptional regulator has protein sequence MSRAYADVGRTGQKRRTREALVAAARQLVASGATPTVDEAALVAGVARSTAYRYFPGQRELLAAAHPETARTSMLPDNPPADVAERLDAVVREFTGMIIETEAQQRTMLRLSLEPAGGQEQSLPLRQGRAIAWITEALAPLQPELSDAEIHRLVLAIRSATGIESLVWLTDVGGLSRDAAVASMRWTANALLNQALTQGPPAAE, from the coding sequence ATGTCAAGAGCCTATGCCGACGTCGGGCGCACCGGTCAGAAGCGCCGCACCCGTGAAGCTTTGGTTGCCGCGGCGCGCCAACTCGTCGCGTCCGGTGCGACACCCACCGTGGATGAGGCCGCGCTTGTGGCCGGTGTCGCCCGCAGTACTGCCTACCGCTACTTCCCGGGGCAGCGGGAATTGCTCGCGGCCGCCCATCCGGAGACTGCGCGGACGTCAATGCTGCCTGACAATCCGCCGGCGGACGTGGCCGAGCGCCTGGATGCCGTGGTGCGTGAGTTCACCGGGATGATCATCGAAACGGAGGCGCAGCAGCGCACGATGCTGCGGCTCTCGCTGGAACCCGCGGGCGGCCAGGAACAAAGCCTGCCGCTGCGCCAGGGCCGCGCCATAGCCTGGATCACCGAGGCACTTGCCCCGTTGCAGCCTGAGCTGTCCGATGCGGAGATCCATCGGCTGGTCCTTGCGATCCGCAGCGCCACCGGCATCGAGTCGCTGGTCTGGCTGACCGATGTGGGCGGCCTGAGCAGGGACGCTGCCGTTGCCTCGATGCGGTGGACGGCCAACGCCCTGCTGAACCAGGCTTTGACGCAGGGACCGCCGGCCGCCGAATGA